In a genomic window of Alcanivorax sp.:
- a CDS encoding NAD(P)(+) transhydrogenase (Re/Si-specific) subunit beta: MQNWIDIAYLIAACLFVVGIKGLTKPKTAVRGNLLAAAGMGVAAVVTLLNEHIVTYEVIIAGVVVGGLIGAVMAKKVQMTAMPQMIALLNGFGGGASFSVASAEFFRGSASDTVSIIATGAAVLIGAVTLTGSLVAFAKLQELIDGKPMGFPGMKVVNAILFIGSIVGIGYLVANPGNEMVFWGLVAAAMVLGLLLVLPIGGADMPVVIALLNSYSGVAASAAGFVMGNSALIITGSLVGASGLILTSIMCKAMNRSLTNVLFGVMAEAGEAMDDDEVYAGKVKSTSADEVAMMLETARRVVIVPGFGLAMAQAQHAVREMADTMEAMGIEVEYAIHPVAGRMPGHMNVLLAEAEVPYDKLKDMDTINPTFEQTDVAIVLGANDVTNPMAREDKGSPIYGMPILNVDKAKTVVVVKRSLSAGFAGLPNPLFAKDNTLMLFGDGKGAVLDITTALKEG, translated from the coding sequence ATGCAGAACTGGATTGATATCGCCTACTTGATCGCCGCCTGCCTGTTTGTGGTGGGCATCAAGGGGCTGACCAAGCCGAAAACTGCCGTGCGCGGGAACCTGCTGGCTGCGGCCGGTATGGGTGTTGCCGCCGTGGTTACCCTGCTCAACGAGCATATTGTTACCTATGAAGTGATCATCGCCGGTGTTGTAGTCGGGGGCCTGATTGGCGCTGTCATGGCCAAGAAGGTACAGATGACTGCCATGCCGCAGATGATCGCCCTGCTGAACGGTTTTGGTGGCGGCGCATCCTTTTCGGTGGCCTCCGCGGAGTTTTTCCGTGGCTCAGCCAGCGACACGGTGTCCATCATCGCTACCGGTGCTGCCGTATTGATCGGTGCTGTAACCCTGACCGGCTCCCTGGTGGCATTCGCCAAACTGCAGGAACTCATCGACGGCAAGCCCATGGGCTTCCCCGGCATGAAGGTGGTCAACGCCATCCTGTTCATCGGCTCCATCGTTGGTATCGGCTACCTGGTCGCCAACCCGGGCAATGAGATGGTGTTCTGGGGTCTGGTGGCTGCTGCCATGGTTCTCGGCCTGCTGCTGGTGCTGCCGATTGGTGGCGCAGACATGCCGGTGGTCATCGCCCTGCTGAACTCCTACTCCGGTGTGGCAGCATCCGCTGCCGGTTTCGTGATGGGCAACAGCGCCCTGATCATTACCGGTTCCCTGGTCGGTGCTTCCGGTCTGATCCTGACCAGCATCATGTGTAAAGCCATGAACCGCTCCCTCACCAACGTACTGTTCGGTGTCATGGCGGAAGCCGGCGAAGCCATGGATGATGACGAAGTCTATGCTGGCAAGGTGAAGTCCACCTCCGCAGACGAAGTCGCCATGATGCTTGAAACCGCACGCCGCGTGGTCATTGTGCCCGGCTTTGGTCTGGCCATGGCTCAGGCACAGCATGCAGTGCGCGAAATGGCTGACACCATGGAAGCGATGGGTATCGAAGTGGAATACGCCATTCACCCGGTCGCGGGCCGTATGCCTGGCCACATGAACGTACTGCTGGCAGAAGCCGAAGTGCCCTACGACAAGCTCAAGGACATGGATACCATCAATCCCACCTTCGAGCAGACCGATGTGGCTATCGTGCTGGGCGCCAACGACGTGACCAACCCCATGGCCCGCGAAGACAAAGGCAGCCCGATTTACGGCATGCCCATCCTCAACGTGGACAAGGCCAAGACCGTGGTTGTGGTAAAACGCTCCCTGAGCGCCGGCTTCGCCGGCCTGCCCAACCCGCTGTTCGCCAAGGACAACACCCTGATGTTGTTTGGTGACGGCAAAGGCGCGGTACTGGACATCACCACCGCCCTGAAAGAAGGCTGA
- a CDS encoding NAD(P) transhydrogenase subunit alpha, giving the protein MDFVAQLTLFVLAIFLGVELITKVPPTLHTPLMSGSNAISGITLVGALIAAGSDSGMLINVLGFIAVVLATINVIGGFMVTNRMLAMFKRK; this is encoded by the coding sequence ATGGATTTCGTAGCCCAACTGACCCTGTTTGTGCTGGCAATCTTCCTCGGTGTGGAGCTTATCACCAAGGTTCCGCCCACCCTGCACACCCCGCTGATGTCCGGTTCCAACGCGATTTCCGGCATCACCCTGGTGGGTGCCCTGATCGCTGCCGGCTCCGATTCCGGCATGCTGATCAATGTGCTGGGCTTTATCGCTGTGGTGCTGGCCACCATCAACGTGATTGGCGGCTTTATGGTCACCAATCGAATGCTGGCGATGTTCAAGAGGAAGTAA
- a CDS encoding Re/Si-specific NAD(P)(+) transhydrogenase subunit alpha has protein sequence MIIGVPKEICPGEQRVALTPTNVSALLKKQGVEIIIERGAGDIAGYPDSAFEAAGAKLVDRDEVFSSAQVILQVQTPGSNTQNGNEDLDKLKQGQIVIGMTDPLANPQFAQTLADKKVTGLALELVPRITRAQAMDVLSSMAMIAGYKCVLLAANESQRMFPMNMTAAGTMNASRVFVMGAGVAGLQACATAKRLGAVVEAYDVRPAAREQILSVGAKPVELDLDTGEAEGSGGYAKAQGEDFLKRQRELMTEVIKEMDVVITTAAVPGAKSPILVTEDMVKAMKPGAIIVDLAAERGGNCDLTESGKTVVKHGVTIVGPENVPSSVAFHASQMFGKNMENLLNLLLDDNGDLQLDFEDEIVVETVISHDGDVPQARLRDLLGLPALAKPEPEAEESADTDSDANKEEEK, from the coding sequence GTGATTATCGGTGTTCCCAAAGAAATCTGCCCTGGCGAGCAGCGCGTTGCATTAACGCCTACCAACGTCAGCGCATTGCTGAAAAAACAAGGTGTCGAGATCATCATCGAGCGTGGCGCTGGTGATATTGCCGGCTATCCGGACAGCGCGTTTGAAGCTGCCGGTGCCAAGCTGGTTGATCGCGACGAGGTATTCTCTTCCGCTCAAGTGATACTGCAGGTGCAAACACCTGGCAGCAACACCCAGAACGGCAATGAGGATCTGGACAAACTCAAGCAAGGCCAGATCGTTATCGGCATGACCGATCCGCTGGCTAACCCGCAATTTGCCCAGACCCTGGCCGACAAGAAAGTCACCGGTCTGGCACTGGAGCTGGTACCGCGGATCACCCGCGCCCAGGCCATGGATGTGCTCTCTTCCATGGCCATGATCGCTGGTTACAAATGCGTACTGCTTGCCGCCAACGAATCCCAGCGCATGTTCCCCATGAACATGACTGCTGCCGGTACCATGAACGCCTCCCGCGTGTTCGTAATGGGCGCTGGTGTGGCAGGCCTGCAGGCCTGTGCGACGGCCAAGCGCCTGGGTGCCGTGGTTGAAGCTTATGATGTACGGCCCGCTGCCCGTGAACAGATCCTGTCCGTTGGCGCCAAGCCGGTGGAGCTGGACCTGGATACCGGTGAAGCGGAAGGCTCCGGCGGTTACGCCAAAGCCCAGGGTGAAGACTTCCTCAAGCGCCAACGCGAGCTGATGACGGAAGTGATCAAGGAAATGGACGTGGTCATCACCACCGCTGCCGTTCCCGGTGCGAAGAGCCCGATTCTGGTCACCGAAGACATGGTCAAGGCCATGAAACCCGGGGCGATCATTGTGGATCTGGCCGCCGAACGTGGCGGCAACTGTGATCTGACCGAGTCCGGCAAAACCGTTGTCAAGCACGGCGTCACCATCGTCGGCCCCGAGAACGTGCCCTCCTCCGTAGCTTTCCATGCTAGCCAGATGTTCGGCAAAAACATGGAAAACCTGCTTAACCTGCTGCTGGACGATAACGGCGACCTGCAACTGGATTTCGAGGACGAAATCGTTGTGGAAACCGTCATCAGCCACGATGGCGACGTACCCCAGGCCCGCCTGCGCGACCTGCTCGGCCTGCCCGCTCTGGCCAAGCCCGAGCCCGAGGCAGAGGAATCCGCTGATACGGACTCCGACGCCAACAAGGAGGAGGAGAAATAA
- a CDS encoding AarF/ABC1/UbiB kinase family protein, producing MTRKTVKRVKTGSVERRFSMAKAGFLAGAKYATASAGSLFTPKDQREARRKENLSARAQELVDELGRLKGSVVKIGQMMALFGEHFLPEEVTTALHTLENQTSALEWPSIERHLKRELGEVKMAELEIEETPLGAASLAQVHKAIRKSDGKELVLKIQYPGVADAIDSDMRALVRLLKLSRLVPITEQFNLWLDEVREMLQREVDYDLEAHTTRHFRQVLAEDTRFVVPEIVTEYSSHNIMCMTFERGISVTDPSVLKLSQERRNFIGRAIMELCCREVFEWNKMQTDPNFGNYLLRFGDSPENDQIVLLDFGAIRDFDNEVLGPGREMIRASFHHDGDRLVRALNALDFLARGAPRRLLDDFCSLCFEAIEVLQDPDRFPPPAEVLNDKGEYCWGRSDLPNRIMNRASRNALSVHFDVPPKEFIFLARKLLGAYTFLHVIEAEVRGNTILEPFIHMQEEADVILVDQKTISPVD from the coding sequence ATGACACGAAAAACCGTAAAACGGGTTAAGACAGGCTCGGTTGAGCGACGCTTTTCCATGGCCAAGGCCGGCTTTCTGGCCGGTGCCAAGTATGCGACCGCCAGTGCCGGGTCCCTTTTTACCCCCAAGGATCAACGTGAGGCTCGCCGCAAGGAGAACCTGTCCGCCCGTGCTCAGGAGCTGGTGGATGAACTGGGCCGGCTCAAGGGTTCCGTCGTCAAAATCGGCCAGATGATGGCTCTTTTCGGCGAGCATTTCCTGCCTGAGGAAGTGACCACCGCCCTGCACACCCTGGAAAACCAGACCAGTGCCCTGGAGTGGCCCTCCATTGAGCGCCACCTCAAGCGAGAGCTTGGCGAGGTCAAAATGGCGGAGCTCGAGATCGAGGAAACGCCGCTGGGCGCCGCCTCCCTGGCCCAGGTTCACAAGGCCATACGTAAATCGGATGGCAAGGAGCTGGTGCTCAAGATCCAATATCCCGGGGTCGCCGATGCCATTGACTCGGACATGCGCGCCCTGGTTCGCCTGCTCAAGCTGAGTCGCCTGGTTCCGATCACCGAGCAATTCAATCTGTGGCTCGATGAAGTCCGTGAAATGCTTCAGCGGGAAGTGGATTACGATCTTGAGGCCCACACCACTCGCCATTTTCGACAAGTGCTGGCCGAAGATACCCGTTTTGTGGTGCCGGAAATCGTCACGGAGTACTCCAGTCACAACATCATGTGCATGACGTTCGAGCGCGGCATCAGCGTCACCGACCCTTCCGTGCTGAAGCTGTCACAGGAACGCCGCAACTTTATCGGTCGCGCCATCATGGAGCTGTGCTGCCGGGAGGTGTTCGAATGGAACAAAATGCAGACCGATCCGAATTTCGGCAACTATCTGCTGCGTTTTGGCGACAGCCCGGAAAATGACCAAATTGTACTGCTGGACTTCGGCGCAATTCGGGATTTTGACAATGAGGTGCTGGGTCCGGGCCGGGAAATGATTCGCGCCTCCTTCCACCACGATGGTGACCGCCTGGTTCGCGCTCTCAACGCCCTGGATTTCCTGGCCCGTGGCGCCCCGCGCCGACTGCTGGATGATTTCTGTTCGCTGTGTTTTGAAGCCATTGAGGTGCTGCAGGACCCGGACCGTTTCCCGCCACCGGCGGAAGTGCTCAATGACAAGGGCGAATACTGCTGGGGTAGAAGCGACCTGCCCAACCGCATCATGAACCGGGCCAGCCGCAATGCCCTGTCGGTGCATTTCGACGTGCCGCCCAAGGAATTTATTTTCCTGGCGCGCAAGCTGCTGGGTGCCTACACCTTTTTGCATGTCATCGAGGCCGAGGTGCGTGGCAACACCATTCTGGAGCCCTTTATCCACATGCAGGAAGAGGCTGACGTGATCCTTGTTGATCAAAAAACCATCAGTCCGGTAGATTGA
- a CDS encoding alpha/beta hydrolase: protein MGRTWVLLRGLVREQRHWEDFPEQFQASVPQDRVVTVDLPGNGQFYQDKSPTRVAAMVAHLRNQLAKQGHQGPYHLVALSLGGMVAVQWLCQAPGEVAFAGLINTSASRYSPFWQRLRPANYRRLLSDAVFGRDRLRKETAILEITSNLREPAFLHQLAERWAEYAREKPVSMRNSLRQLLAAMRFRAPTALPQSVPVLIINGAGDRLVNPACSQALSRAWDLPIKSHPQAGHDLPLDAPQWLINTLIEGVTDFTV, encoded by the coding sequence ATGGGAAGAACCTGGGTGTTGTTGCGTGGCCTGGTTCGTGAACAGAGGCACTGGGAGGATTTTCCCGAACAGTTTCAGGCCAGCGTGCCGCAGGACCGGGTTGTGACGGTGGATTTGCCTGGTAATGGACAGTTCTATCAGGACAAAAGCCCGACTCGGGTTGCCGCCATGGTGGCCCATCTACGCAATCAACTTGCCAAGCAGGGGCATCAGGGTCCTTACCATCTGGTAGCCCTGTCATTAGGTGGCATGGTGGCGGTGCAATGGTTGTGTCAGGCACCTGGTGAAGTGGCATTTGCGGGCTTGATCAACACCAGCGCCAGCCGATACAGCCCGTTCTGGCAACGCCTGCGCCCGGCCAATTACCGCCGCCTGCTAAGTGATGCGGTATTCGGTCGTGACCGATTGCGCAAGGAAACCGCCATTCTGGAAATCACCTCAAACCTGCGTGAGCCGGCGTTTCTCCATCAACTGGCGGAGAGATGGGCGGAGTATGCCCGTGAAAAACCCGTATCGATGCGTAACAGCTTGAGACAGCTGCTTGCTGCCATGCGTTTTCGCGCCCCGACTGCATTACCACAAAGCGTGCCCGTGCTGATCATCAATGGGGCAGGGGACCGTCTGGTCAACCCGGCCTGCTCCCAGGCTCTCTCCCGAGCCTGGGATCTGCCCATCAAATCTCACCCCCAGGCAGGCCATGACCTCCCTCTGGATGCCCCTCAATGGTTGATCAACACCCTTATCGAAGGGGTAACAGATTTCACTGTTTAG
- a CDS encoding oxygenase MpaB family protein — MMATPQELIRFERGPQSPRERVWWDRYSHEHLNSWRQVQDPLADRCAAQIKFTRPSGLLDEVEKRAREEGGDFQAFLDHCHTVPPWVDFDAMELGRRMYRRNGALQGLVLMCSSLVEGYAHNKPSQVLVATGRLQKDVSRRIYETGQMLHNIVGDDGIRPGGLGHRTLMEVRLLHAAVRQFLANNPRWDNAKYDLPINQEDMAGTVLEFDFMVVRGLKRLGLQISRTEHESMHYFWRYAGYLLGVNEALLTTTLEEQEILAMQLTSHLYDPTADSESLAKSLLRDMAGKPPFNLSYEVLLGFSRYLIGDKVADDLNIHSSVSAATAVRIVKTAVSAASFGVRFLPDPAKRALEDLNHRLGKQTLKAGLGDDPARWGFKALA, encoded by the coding sequence ATGATGGCTACACCGCAGGAACTGATCCGCTTCGAGCGAGGCCCGCAAAGCCCCCGCGAGCGGGTCTGGTGGGATCGCTATTCCCATGAACATCTGAACTCCTGGCGGCAGGTGCAGGATCCGCTCGCCGACCGCTGCGCGGCACAGATCAAGTTCACGCGGCCTTCCGGTCTGCTAGACGAGGTGGAAAAACGGGCCAGGGAAGAGGGAGGGGATTTTCAGGCCTTTCTGGACCATTGCCATACAGTGCCACCCTGGGTGGATTTCGACGCCATGGAGTTAGGGCGGCGCATGTATCGACGCAACGGCGCGCTGCAGGGCCTGGTGCTGATGTGTTCAAGCCTTGTGGAGGGCTACGCGCACAACAAGCCATCCCAGGTGCTGGTGGCCACAGGTCGCTTGCAGAAAGACGTTTCCCGCAGGATTTACGAAACCGGACAGATGCTTCATAACATTGTCGGTGATGACGGCATCCGTCCAGGTGGACTGGGCCATCGCACCCTGATGGAAGTGCGTCTGCTGCATGCCGCGGTCCGCCAGTTCCTGGCCAACAATCCGCGCTGGGACAACGCCAAATACGACCTGCCAATCAACCAGGAGGATATGGCCGGGACTGTGCTGGAGTTCGACTTCATGGTGGTAAGGGGGCTAAAGCGGCTGGGGCTGCAGATCAGTCGCACCGAGCATGAATCCATGCATTATTTCTGGCGCTATGCGGGCTATCTGCTTGGTGTGAATGAAGCCTTGCTGACAACCACTCTGGAAGAGCAGGAAATCCTTGCCATGCAGCTGACCTCGCACCTGTATGATCCCACGGCAGATAGTGAATCACTGGCCAAGTCTCTGCTCCGAGACATGGCCGGCAAGCCGCCGTTCAATCTGTCCTATGAGGTATTACTTGGCTTCAGCCGCTACCTTATTGGAGACAAGGTTGCGGATGACCTGAATATCCACAGCAGCGTTTCCGCCGCCACCGCTGTGCGGATTGTGAAGACGGCTGTCAGTGCGGCCAGCTTCGGGGTGCGATTCCTGCCAGATCCGGCCAAACGAGCCCTGGAAGACCTGAACCATCGCCTGGGCAAGCAAACGTTGAAAGCGGGACTGGGGGATGACCCGGCTCGGTGGGGCTTCAAGGCGTTGGCCTGA
- a CDS encoding carboxy terminal-processing peptidase yields MSLVRKLFPLALALVLLGGAIQGVSGLRSEPEVQGDLKPTSDQLDAAEEIAAKLKHHYRQLEFDDSLSSQVLDSYLKDLDPNRQYFLASDIREFERYRDQLDDQLSRGQLEAGYTIFNRFQERLETRLSKLLDTIENDLESLSFEGEESVLVDREDAPWAADEAALDAIWQRQLKNAVLSMRLNDSSLEDIRTRLTRRYESQLKRISQNTPEDVFQVYINALTQTFDPHTTYFTPHNSENFDISMSRSLEGIGAVLQYEDGYTKVVRLVPGGPAAKSGQLKPADRIVGVSQDDEAPEPVIGLRLDEVVDQIRGPKGTKVNLEIIPAGSASEHDTRTITIERNKVVLEEQAAKKDVITIERDGESMKLGIIEIPAFYLDFAAFHRGDPNYTSTTSDVAKLLVELRKENIDGLVIDLRNNGGGSLLEVNKLVSLFINRGPTVQVRESNGRVSIEGDKFPGVLYAGPMAVMVNRFSASASEIFAGAMQDYGRALIVGDQTYGKGTVQTLLDLNHGKLKMTNAKFYRVSGSSNQNLGIVPDVDMPSLIDKDEVGESSLPNALPWDEIDSAKYQRVSEIVPYLPELREKHSGRINKNPEFIYVESLRKLLDENRNRTELSLNEKSRTATQRALDSERLAIENRRRQSRGEEPLASIKELRDLEEQRALDPESDEESIDEDPYVRETGEILVDYMNLIRENQVARKG; encoded by the coding sequence ATGTCACTAGTTCGTAAACTCTTCCCTCTGGCTCTGGCACTGGTCCTGCTGGGGGGCGCCATTCAGGGAGTGAGTGGCCTTCGTTCCGAGCCGGAAGTTCAGGGTGACCTGAAACCCACCAGCGATCAGCTGGATGCCGCCGAGGAGATCGCCGCCAAGCTGAAGCATCATTATCGCCAGCTGGAGTTTGACGACAGCCTCTCAAGCCAGGTGCTGGACAGCTACCTCAAGGACCTGGACCCCAACCGCCAGTATTTCCTGGCCAGCGACATTCGCGAATTCGAGCGTTATCGGGATCAGCTGGACGATCAACTGAGTCGGGGCCAGCTGGAAGCCGGCTACACCATCTTCAACCGTTTCCAGGAGCGCCTGGAAACACGGTTGAGCAAGCTGCTCGACACCATTGAGAATGACCTGGAATCACTGAGCTTTGAGGGTGAGGAGTCCGTGTTGGTGGACCGTGAAGATGCGCCCTGGGCTGCAGACGAGGCAGCACTGGATGCTATCTGGCAACGACAGTTGAAAAATGCCGTCCTGTCCATGCGCCTCAATGACAGTTCCCTGGAGGATATTCGCACTCGCCTGACTCGCCGCTATGAAAGTCAGCTCAAACGTATCAGCCAGAACACCCCGGAAGATGTATTTCAGGTTTACATCAATGCGCTGACACAAACCTTTGACCCCCACACCACCTATTTCACACCGCATAACTCGGAAAACTTCGATATCAGCATGAGCCGCTCCCTGGAAGGTATCGGCGCAGTGCTACAATACGAAGACGGTTATACCAAAGTGGTGCGCCTGGTCCCCGGCGGCCCGGCGGCAAAAAGCGGCCAGCTGAAGCCGGCTGACAGGATCGTCGGAGTTTCCCAGGATGACGAAGCGCCGGAACCGGTAATCGGTTTGCGCCTGGATGAAGTAGTGGATCAGATCCGTGGACCCAAGGGCACCAAAGTCAATCTGGAAATCATCCCTGCCGGTAGCGCCAGCGAGCACGATACGCGCACCATCACCATCGAACGCAACAAGGTGGTGCTGGAAGAACAGGCAGCCAAAAAAGATGTGATCACCATTGAGCGTGATGGTGAAAGCATGAAGCTTGGCATCATCGAGATTCCTGCGTTTTACCTGGATTTTGCCGCCTTCCACCGGGGTGATCCCAACTACACCAGCACCACCAGCGATGTGGCCAAGCTGCTGGTTGAGCTACGCAAGGAAAATATCGACGGTCTGGTAATTGACCTGCGAAACAATGGCGGCGGCTCCCTGCTCGAAGTCAACAAGCTGGTCAGCCTGTTTATTAATCGTGGCCCCACCGTACAGGTACGCGAGTCCAATGGCCGGGTCAGCATTGAGGGAGATAAATTCCCCGGGGTGCTCTATGCCGGGCCCATGGCCGTGATGGTCAATCGCTTCAGCGCTTCTGCCTCGGAAATCTTTGCCGGCGCAATGCAGGATTACGGTCGCGCCCTGATTGTCGGTGATCAGACTTACGGCAAGGGTACAGTGCAGACATTGCTGGACCTGAACCACGGCAAGCTCAAGATGACCAACGCCAAGTTCTATCGGGTGTCCGGTTCCAGTAACCAGAATCTTGGCATCGTGCCCGACGTGGACATGCCCTCGCTGATCGACAAGGACGAAGTGGGAGAAAGCTCGCTGCCCAATGCCCTGCCCTGGGATGAAATTGACTCGGCCAAATACCAGCGGGTCAGTGAGATTGTTCCTTACTTGCCTGAACTGCGTGAAAAGCACTCCGGCCGCATCAACAAGAATCCTGAGTTCATCTACGTGGAGTCCCTGCGCAAGCTGCTGGACGAAAACCGTAATCGCACTGAGTTGTCTCTGAACGAAAAAAGTCGCACCGCAACTCAAAGAGCCCTGGACAGTGAGCGACTCGCCATTGAAAACCGTCGTCGCCAGTCTCGCGGCGAAGAGCCGCTGGCCAGTATCAAGGAACTTCGCGATCTTGAAGAGCAGCGAGCGCTTGATCCGGAAAGTGACGAAGAGTCCATTGATGAAGACCCCTATGTGCGAGAAACAGGGGAAATTCTGGTGGACTATATGAATCTGATACGCGAGAACCAGGTGGCCCGTAAAGGCTGA
- a CDS encoding nucleoside recognition domain-containing protein, with translation MHRLFSLFFLAGIAGAVIQLLGGDMAAPGRLINALWSAADLAVEVSLGLIGVLALWSGLFKMAEASNLAARLSSWVEPVLARLMPGVRRTPEASAPVSMNLAANMLGLDNAATPLGLKAMERLQQGNPEPTRATDSQIMFLVLNTSSVTLVPVTVLLFRAQQGASDPAAVYLPLLMATTVSTLVGILVTARVQRISLRDPLLLVVAGLWLTMLAALGTVVWLAPTDLANTLSSLLGNGILLLVLSAFFIAAWRGGVDSYDTFVEGAKEGFTLAVRLIPYLVAMLAAIAMLRAGGVLDLFLDGIRYGAAAIGWDTRFVDALPVAFLKPLSGSGARAAMVDVMQTQGVDSLAARMAAVMQGSTETTFYVLAVYFGSVGIRDFRYALWCGLAADAAGLIAAILLSYAFWG, from the coding sequence TTGCACAGACTGTTCAGCCTGTTTTTCCTTGCGGGTATCGCCGGAGCGGTGATCCAACTCCTGGGTGGAGATATGGCGGCGCCCGGGCGTTTAATCAATGCCCTCTGGTCGGCCGCGGATCTGGCCGTGGAGGTCAGCCTGGGGCTGATCGGGGTGCTGGCACTGTGGAGTGGGCTGTTCAAAATGGCCGAAGCCAGCAATCTGGCCGCGCGTTTGTCATCCTGGGTGGAGCCGGTTCTGGCCCGGCTGATGCCCGGAGTACGGCGTACTCCGGAGGCGTCCGCCCCCGTTTCCATGAATCTGGCCGCCAACATGCTGGGCCTGGACAATGCCGCCACACCGCTGGGCCTCAAGGCTATGGAGCGCCTGCAACAGGGTAATCCGGAGCCGACCCGGGCCACGGATAGCCAGATCATGTTTCTGGTGCTCAACACCTCGTCAGTGACCCTGGTGCCGGTAACCGTGCTGTTGTTTCGGGCCCAGCAGGGGGCCAGCGATCCGGCGGCGGTCTACCTGCCTCTATTGATGGCCACCACGGTATCCACCCTGGTGGGCATTCTGGTCACCGCCCGGGTGCAGCGCATCTCCCTGCGCGACCCGTTGTTGCTGGTAGTGGCCGGGCTGTGGCTGACCATGCTGGCGGCACTGGGCACCGTGGTGTGGCTGGCGCCTACCGATCTGGCCAACACTCTCTCAAGCCTGCTCGGCAACGGCATTCTGCTGCTGGTATTGAGCGCCTTCTTCATCGCCGCCTGGCGGGGCGGGGTGGATAGCTACGACACCTTTGTGGAGGGTGCCAAGGAGGGTTTTACCCTGGCGGTAAGGCTGATTCCCTATCTGGTGGCCATGCTGGCAGCTATCGCCATGCTGAGAGCCGGCGGAGTGCTGGACCTGTTTCTCGACGGCATTCGCTACGGGGCCGCTGCGATTGGCTGGGACACCCGCTTTGTGGATGCGCTGCCGGTAGCCTTTCTCAAGCCGCTGAGTGGCTCCGGGGCCCGGGCAGCCATGGTGGATGTGATGCAGACCCAGGGGGTGGATTCCCTGGCGGCACGGATGGCGGCGGTCATGCAGGGGTCCACCGAAACCACCTTCTATGTCCTGGCAGTGTACTTCGGCAGCGTGGGAATTCGTGATTTTCGGTACGCCCTGTGGTGCGGACTGGCGGCGGATGCAGCAGGCCTGATTGCCGCCATCTTGCTCAGTTACGCGTTCTGGGGGTGA
- a CDS encoding alpha-ketoglutarate-dependent dioxygenase AlkB has translation MTVNDSRAGSRNNAPQLITLAGEARLWLWRDALPARLSQSLQTALNNELDWQQPRIQVFGRYHTVPRLTAWHGDEGIPYRYSGHRHVAGGWPEVLRPVRDSVSELCGYTFNSVLANRYRNGKDCMGYHSDDEPELGPEPWIASYSLGAERDFVFRPRGGGRQCLCLALPDNSLLLMSPEVQRGFQHALPRRQRVQAERLNLTFRRILTPCHPQNA, from the coding sequence ATGACTGTCAACGATTCCCGGGCCGGGAGCCGGAACAACGCGCCGCAATTGATAACGCTGGCCGGTGAGGCCCGGCTCTGGCTATGGCGCGATGCCCTGCCCGCTCGGCTGAGCCAGTCGCTGCAGACGGCATTGAATAACGAGCTGGACTGGCAGCAACCGAGAATACAGGTCTTCGGTCGTTACCACACCGTACCACGGCTTACCGCCTGGCATGGTGACGAGGGTATCCCCTACCGTTACTCGGGCCATCGGCATGTGGCAGGTGGCTGGCCCGAGGTTCTGCGACCCGTACGCGATAGCGTTAGCGAACTCTGCGGGTATACTTTTAACTCGGTACTGGCCAATCGCTACCGCAACGGCAAGGATTGCATGGGCTATCACAGTGACGACGAACCGGAGCTGGGGCCTGAGCCATGGATTGCGTCCTACAGCCTCGGCGCCGAGAGGGATTTCGTATTTCGCCCCCGAGGCGGTGGGCGACAGTGCCTGTGCCTTGCCTTGCCAGACAACAGCCTGTTGCTAATGAGTCCGGAAGTGCAGAGGGGGTTTCAGCATGCGTTGCCACGCCGCCAGCGCGTTCAGGCAGAGCGACTTAACCTGACCTTTCGCCGGATCCTAACCCCTTGTCACCCCCAGAACGCGTAA